From a region of the Pseudomonas fulva 12-X genome:
- a CDS encoding ABC transporter permease, whose protein sequence is MIFDYTVIWENLPLYFGGVLVTLKLLAIALFFGLLLAIPLALMRTSRSPWINGPAWLYTYVIRGTPMLVQLFLVYYGLAQFEAVRESVLWPYLSNATFCACVAFAINTSAYSAEILAGSLKATPHGEIEAAKAMGMSRAKLYRRILLPSALRRALPQYSNEVIMMLHTTSLASIVTLIDITGAARTVSSQYYLPFEAFITAGLFYLCLTFILVRLFKVAERRWLAYLAPRRS, encoded by the coding sequence ATGATTTTCGATTACACTGTCATCTGGGAAAACCTGCCGCTGTATTTCGGTGGTGTGCTGGTGACCCTCAAGCTGCTGGCCATCGCGCTGTTCTTTGGCCTGCTGCTTGCCATTCCCCTGGCGCTGATGCGCACCTCGCGTTCGCCGTGGATCAACGGGCCGGCCTGGCTTTACACCTACGTGATTCGCGGCACACCGATGCTGGTGCAGCTGTTTCTGGTCTATTACGGCCTGGCGCAGTTCGAGGCGGTGCGCGAGAGCGTGCTGTGGCCGTACCTGTCCAACGCCACCTTCTGCGCCTGCGTGGCGTTCGCCATCAATACCAGCGCCTACAGCGCCGAGATTCTCGCTGGCAGCCTGAAGGCCACGCCCCATGGCGAGATCGAGGCGGCCAAGGCCATGGGCATGTCGCGGGCCAAGCTGTACCGCCGCATCCTCCTGCCGTCGGCGCTGCGCCGCGCACTGCCGCAATACAGCAACGAAGTGATCATGATGCTGCACACCACCAGCCTGGCGTCGATCGTCACCCTGATCGACATCACCGGCGCGGCGCGCACCGTCAGCTCCCAGTACTACCTGCCGTTCGAGGCGTTCATCACCGCCGGGCTGTTCTACCTGTGCCTGACCTTCATCCTGGTGCGCCTGTTCAAGGTGGCCGAGCGGCGCTGGCTGGCCTACCTGGCCCCGCGACGCTCCTGA
- the acs gene encoding acetate--CoA ligase, translating to MSAASLYPVRPEVAANTLTDEATYKAMYQQSVVNPDGFWREQAKRLDWIKPFTKVKQTSFDDHHVDIKWFADGTLNVSYNCLDRHLEERGDQVAIIWEGDDPSEHKEITYRQLHEQVCKFANALRGQDVHRGDVVTIYMPMIPEAVVAMLACARIGAIHSVVFGGFSPEALAGRIIDCQSKVVITADEGLRGGKKIPLKANVDDALTNPETRSIQKVIVVQRTGSEIKWNQHRDIWFEDLMKVAGSVCAPKEMGAEEALFILYTSGSTGKPKGVLHTTGGYLLYAALTHERVFDYKPGDVYWCTADVGWVTGHSYIVYGPLANGATTLLFEGIPNYPDVTRVSKVIDKHKVNILYTAPTAIRAMMAQGEAAVAGADGSSLRLLGSVGEPINPEAWDWYYRNVGKERCPIVDTWWQTETGGILISPLPGATALKPGSATRPFFGVVPALVDNLGNILEGATEGNLVILDSWPGQSRSLYGDHDRFVDTYFKTFKGMYFTGDGARRDEDGYWWITGRVDDVLNVSGHRMGTAEVESAMVAHPKVAEAAVVGVPHDIKGQGIYVYVTLNQGEESSEQLRQELKAWVRKEIGPIATPDVIQWAPGLPKTRSGKIMRRILRKIATSEYDSLGDISTLADPGVVQHLIDTHKSMQSACA from the coding sequence ATGAGTGCTGCGTCCCTGTATCCCGTGCGCCCCGAGGTGGCGGCCAATACGCTGACTGACGAGGCCACCTACAAGGCCATGTACCAGCAGTCGGTAGTCAACCCCGACGGTTTCTGGCGCGAGCAGGCCAAGCGCCTCGACTGGATCAAGCCCTTCACCAAGGTCAAGCAGACCTCCTTCGACGATCACCACGTCGATATCAAGTGGTTCGCCGACGGCACCCTCAACGTCTCCTACAACTGCCTGGACCGTCACCTGGAAGAGCGCGGCGATCAGGTGGCGATCATCTGGGAAGGCGATGACCCGTCCGAGCACAAGGAAATCACCTACCGCCAGCTGCACGAGCAGGTGTGCAAGTTCGCCAACGCCCTGCGTGGCCAGGACGTGCACCGCGGCGACGTGGTGACCATCTACATGCCGATGATTCCTGAAGCCGTGGTCGCCATGCTGGCCTGCGCGCGCATCGGCGCCATCCACTCCGTGGTATTCGGCGGCTTCTCGCCGGAAGCCCTGGCCGGGCGCATCATCGACTGCCAGTCCAAGGTGGTGATCACTGCGGACGAAGGCCTGCGCGGCGGCAAGAAGATCCCGCTCAAGGCCAACGTCGACGACGCCCTGACCAACCCCGAAACGCGCAGCATCCAGAAGGTCATCGTGGTGCAGCGCACCGGTTCCGAGATCAAGTGGAACCAGCACCGCGACATCTGGTTCGAGGACCTGATGAAAGTGGCCGGCAGCGTTTGCGCGCCGAAGGAGATGGGCGCCGAGGAAGCGCTGTTCATCCTCTACACCTCCGGCTCTACCGGCAAACCCAAGGGCGTGCTGCACACCACTGGCGGCTACCTGCTTTATGCGGCGCTGACCCATGAGCGGGTGTTCGACTACAAGCCGGGCGACGTTTACTGGTGCACCGCCGACGTGGGCTGGGTCACCGGCCACAGCTACATTGTCTACGGCCCGCTGGCCAACGGCGCGACCACGCTGCTGTTCGAAGGCATCCCCAATTACCCGGACGTGACCCGCGTGTCGAAGGTCATCGACAAGCACAAGGTCAATATTCTCTATACCGCACCGACTGCGATTCGCGCCATGATGGCCCAGGGCGAAGCGGCTGTGGCCGGTGCCGACGGTTCCAGCCTGCGTCTGCTCGGTTCGGTCGGTGAGCCGATCAACCCGGAAGCCTGGGACTGGTACTACCGCAACGTCGGCAAGGAGCGTTGCCCGATCGTCGACACCTGGTGGCAGACCGAAACCGGCGGCATCCTGATCAGCCCGCTGCCGGGCGCCACGGCGCTCAAACCGGGTTCGGCGACCCGTCCGTTCTTCGGCGTGGTGCCGGCGCTGGTCGATAACCTGGGCAACATTCTCGAGGGGGCGACCGAAGGCAACCTGGTGATCCTCGATTCCTGGCCGGGCCAGTCGCGCAGCCTGTATGGCGACCACGACCGCTTCGTCGACACCTACTTTAAGACCTTCAAGGGCATGTACTTCACCGGTGACGGCGCGCGCCGCGACGAAGATGGCTACTGGTGGATCACCGGCCGCGTCGATGACGTGCTCAACGTCTCCGGCCACCGCATGGGCACGGCCGAGGTGGAGAGCGCCATGGTCGCTCACCCGAAAGTCGCCGAAGCTGCCGTGGTTGGCGTACCGCACGATATCAAGGGGCAGGGTATCTACGTCTACGTGACGCTCAACCAGGGCGAGGAGTCGTCCGAGCAGTTGCGCCAGGAACTCAAGGCCTGGGTGCGCAAGGAAATCGGGCCGATCGCCACGCCGGATGTGATCCAGTGGGCGCCGGGCTTGCCGAAGACCCGCTCGGGCAAGATCATGCGCCGCATCCTGCGCAAGATCGCCACGTCCGAGTACGACAGCCTCGGCGACATCTCCACCCTGGCCGACCCAGGCGTGGTGCAGCACCTGATCGACACCCACAAGTCGATGCAGAGCGCCTGCGCCTGA
- a CDS encoding TRAP transporter small permease has product MNALQRLWNHLEEAAVAFLLGAMTLVTFSYVVFNNLYGVFYVLGDVLPFGSDAMFAIGDGILYVAQEMTWSVALTKAMFGWLIFVGLAWGVRIGAHIGVDLLVRMFQPALQKAVAIVALLICLGYCALMAYSSEQWVALLFTLGTGAEDLDRFGVQQWHIVMIVPIGFTLMFLRFAQVLVRVIQDKQIGFGGHGEVEDAIKLAEETEAKR; this is encoded by the coding sequence ATGAATGCGTTGCAGCGCCTGTGGAATCACCTCGAGGAAGCCGCTGTGGCGTTCCTGCTCGGGGCGATGACCCTGGTCACCTTCTCGTACGTGGTATTCAACAACCTTTACGGTGTTTTCTACGTCCTGGGCGATGTGCTGCCGTTCGGCAGCGATGCCATGTTCGCCATCGGCGACGGCATCCTCTACGTCGCCCAGGAAATGACCTGGAGCGTGGCCCTGACCAAGGCCATGTTCGGCTGGCTGATCTTCGTCGGCCTGGCCTGGGGCGTGCGCATCGGTGCGCACATCGGCGTCGACCTGCTGGTGCGCATGTTCCAGCCCGCCTTGCAGAAGGCCGTGGCCATTGTCGCGCTGCTCATCTGCCTGGGTTACTGCGCGCTGATGGCCTACTCCAGCGAGCAGTGGGTCGCACTGCTGTTCACCCTCGGCACCGGCGCCGAGGACCTGGACCGCTTCGGCGTGCAGCAATGGCACATCGTAATGATCGTGCCGATTGGCTTCACCCTGATGTTCCTGCGCTTCGCCCAGGTGCTGGTGCGGGTGATTCAGGACAAGCAGATTGGTTTTGGTGGTCACGGCGAAGTGGAAGACGCCATCAAACTCGCCGAAGAAACGGAGGCTAAACGATGA
- a CDS encoding ABC transporter ATP-binding protein — protein MYKLQVTDLHKRYGSHEVLKGVSLAAKAGDVISIIGSSGSGKSTFLRCINLLEQPHAGQILLNGEALKLVPGKDGALRAADAKQLQRLRSRLSMVFQHFNLWSHMNVLENVMEAPVHVLGISRAEVRDKAEHYLQKVGVAHRKAAYPAHMSGGEQQRVAIARALAMEPEVMLFDEPTSALDPELVGDVLKVMRDLAAEGRTMVVVTHEMGFAREVSNQLLFLHQGLVEEQGDPREVLSNPQSQRLQQFLSGSLK, from the coding sequence ATGTACAAGCTCCAAGTGACGGACCTGCACAAGCGCTACGGCAGCCACGAGGTGCTCAAGGGCGTATCGCTGGCCGCCAAGGCCGGCGACGTGATCAGCATCATCGGCTCCAGTGGTTCGGGCAAGAGCACCTTCCTGCGCTGCATCAACCTGCTCGAGCAGCCCCACGCCGGGCAGATCCTGCTCAACGGCGAGGCGCTCAAACTGGTGCCCGGCAAGGACGGTGCCCTACGCGCCGCCGATGCCAAACAGCTGCAGCGTCTGCGCTCGCGGCTGTCCATGGTGTTCCAGCACTTCAACCTGTGGTCGCACATGAACGTGCTGGAAAACGTCATGGAAGCGCCGGTGCACGTGCTGGGTATCAGCAGGGCCGAGGTCCGCGACAAGGCCGAGCATTACCTGCAGAAGGTCGGCGTGGCCCATCGCAAGGCGGCTTACCCCGCGCACATGAGTGGCGGTGAGCAACAGCGTGTGGCCATCGCCCGCGCCCTGGCCATGGAGCCGGAGGTGATGCTGTTCGACGAGCCGACTTCAGCGCTGGACCCCGAGCTGGTCGGCGATGTGCTCAAGGTGATGCGCGACCTGGCCGCCGAAGGGCGTACCATGGTGGTGGTCACCCACGAGATGGGCTTTGCCCGCGAGGTGTCCAACCAGTTGCTGTTCCTGCATCAGGGCCTGGTGGAAGAGCAGGGCGACCCGCGCGAGGTGCTGAGCAACCCACAATCTCAACGCCTGCAACAGTTCCTCAGCGGCAGCCTCAAGTAG
- the dctM gene encoding C4-dicarboxylate TRAP transporter large permease protein DctM gives MTIAFLFVALFALMFIGIPVAISLGLSGAMTILFFSNDSVRSLAIKLFETSEHYTLLAIPFFLLSGAFMTSGGVARRLIDFANACVGHIKGGLAIAAILACMLFAALSGSSPATVAAVGSIVIAGMVRSGYKKEFAAGIVCNAGTLGILIPPSIVMVVYATATETSVGKLFMAGVVPGLLLGVFLMITIYIIARVKNMPSLPRASMGEILTAGRKAGWGLALIVIILGGIYSGMFTPTEAAAVAAVYAAFVAIFIYKDMTVRECPKVFIEAGKLSVVLMFIIANAMLFAHVLTTEQIPQSITAWVVDQGFSPIEFLIVVNIVLLVAGTFMEPSAIILILAPILFPIAMQLGIDPIHLGIIMVVNMEIGLITPPTGLNLFVTSAVTGMPLTRTVCAVSPWLLVMLAFLILVTYVPFISLALPNWLGMN, from the coding sequence ATGACCATCGCATTCCTGTTCGTCGCCCTGTTCGCGCTGATGTTCATCGGCATTCCGGTGGCGATTTCCCTGGGTTTGTCCGGGGCCATGACCATCCTGTTCTTCAGCAACGACTCGGTGCGTTCGCTGGCGATCAAGCTGTTCGAGACCAGCGAGCACTACACGCTGCTGGCCATTCCGTTCTTCCTCTTGTCCGGTGCGTTCATGACCAGCGGCGGCGTGGCCCGTCGGTTGATCGATTTCGCCAACGCCTGCGTCGGCCACATCAAGGGCGGCCTGGCGATCGCCGCGATCCTGGCGTGCATGCTGTTCGCGGCGCTGAGCGGCTCGTCGCCGGCCACGGTGGCGGCGGTCGGCTCGATCGTCATCGCCGGCATGGTGCGCTCGGGCTACAAGAAGGAGTTCGCCGCGGGCATCGTCTGTAACGCCGGCACCCTGGGCATCCTGATTCCGCCGTCGATCGTCATGGTGGTCTACGCCACCGCGACCGAAACCTCGGTCGGCAAGCTGTTCATGGCCGGCGTGGTGCCGGGCCTGCTGCTGGGCGTGTTTTTGATGATCACCATCTACATCATCGCCCGGGTCAAGAACATGCCGTCGCTGCCACGCGCCTCGATGGGCGAGATCCTCACCGCGGGGCGCAAGGCCGGCTGGGGCCTGGCGCTGATCGTGATCATCCTCGGCGGCATCTACTCGGGCATGTTCACGCCGACCGAAGCGGCGGCGGTGGCGGCGGTGTACGCGGCCTTCGTGGCGATCTTCATCTACAAGGACATGACCGTTCGCGAATGCCCGAAGGTGTTCATCGAGGCCGGCAAGCTCAGCGTGGTACTGATGTTCATCATCGCCAACGCCATGCTGTTCGCCCACGTGCTGACCACCGAGCAGATCCCGCAGTCGATCACCGCCTGGGTGGTGGATCAGGGCTTCAGCCCGATCGAGTTCCTGATCGTGGTGAACATCGTGCTGCTGGTCGCCGGGACCTTCATGGAGCCGTCGGCGATCATCCTGATCCTGGCGCCGATCCTGTTCCCGATCGCCATGCAGCTGGGCATCGACCCGATCCACCTGGGCATCATCATGGTGGTGAACATGGAAATCGGCCTGATCACGCCGCCGACCGGGCTCAACCTGTTCGTCACCTCGGCGGTCACCGGCATGCCGCTGACCCGCACGGTCTGCGCCGTGTCGCCGTGGCTCTTGGTGATGCTGGCGTTCCTGATCCTGGTGACGTACGTGCCGTTCATTTCCCTGGCGCTGCCGAACTGGCTGGGGATGAATTGA
- a CDS encoding ABC transporter substrate-binding protein — MKKIALLGALALSLLSPLTMAQEAKALRIGIEAAYPPFAYKTPDGNITGFDYDIGVALCEEMKVECKWIEQEFDGLIPALKVRKFDAVLSSMSITEERKRAVDFTGKYYATPAKLAMKSGAVMNDVATDLKGKKIGVQRSSVYDRYATDVFAPAGAEIVRYSSQNEVFLDLSAGRLDGTIADSVNIEDGFLKTDAGKGFAFVGPDFTEEKYFGEGQGIAVRKGDKALADKISAAILAIRANGKYKAIQDKYFSFDVYGK, encoded by the coding sequence ATGAAAAAGATCGCACTGCTCGGCGCGCTGGCACTATCCCTGCTGTCGCCGCTGACCATGGCCCAGGAGGCCAAGGCGCTGCGCATCGGTATCGAAGCGGCTTACCCGCCGTTCGCCTACAAGACTCCCGACGGCAACATCACCGGTTTCGACTACGACATCGGTGTCGCCCTGTGTGAAGAAATGAAGGTCGAGTGCAAGTGGATCGAGCAGGAGTTCGACGGCCTGATCCCGGCGCTGAAAGTACGCAAGTTCGACGCCGTGCTGTCGTCGATGTCGATCACCGAAGAGCGCAAGCGCGCCGTGGACTTCACCGGCAAGTACTACGCCACGCCTGCCAAGCTGGCGATGAAGAGCGGCGCGGTGATGAACGACGTGGCCACCGACCTCAAGGGCAAGAAGATCGGCGTGCAGCGCTCCTCCGTGTATGACCGCTACGCCACCGACGTCTTCGCGCCGGCCGGTGCCGAGATCGTGCGCTACAGCTCGCAGAACGAAGTGTTCCTGGACCTGAGCGCCGGTCGCCTGGATGGCACCATCGCCGACTCGGTGAACATCGAAGACGGCTTCCTGAAAACCGACGCCGGCAAGGGCTTCGCCTTCGTGGGCCCGGACTTCACCGAAGAGAAATACTTCGGCGAAGGCCAGGGCATCGCCGTGCGCAAGGGCGACAAGGCGCTGGCCGACAAGATCAGCGCCGCGATCCTGGCGATTCGCGCCAATGGCAAGTACAAGGCCATTCAGGACAAGTACTTCAGCTTCGACGTCTACGGCAAGTAA
- a CDS encoding ABC transporter permease: MLNGYGSSIIEGAWLTLILALTSMAVAIVLGLIGAAFRLSPVRWLAVLGETYSTVIRGIPDLVLILLIFYGGQDMVNRVAPMLGYDEYIDINPFIAGVFTMGFIFGAYLSETFRGAFMAIPKGQAEAGAAYGMSGFQVFMRILVPQMIRFAIPGFTNNWLVLTKATALISVVGLQDMMFKAKSAADATREPFTFYLAVAGLYLLITSVSLLALRFLEKRYSVGTKAAEL, encoded by the coding sequence ATGCTCAACGGCTACGGCTCGTCCATTATCGAGGGCGCCTGGCTCACCCTGATTCTGGCCCTGACCTCGATGGCGGTGGCGATCGTGCTCGGCCTGATCGGCGCGGCGTTTCGGCTGTCGCCGGTGCGCTGGCTGGCGGTGCTGGGGGAGACCTATTCGACGGTGATCCGCGGCATTCCCGACCTGGTACTGATCCTGCTGATCTTCTACGGCGGCCAGGACATGGTGAACCGGGTCGCGCCGATGCTCGGCTATGACGAGTACATCGACATCAATCCCTTCATCGCCGGCGTGTTCACCATGGGCTTCATCTTTGGGGCCTACCTGTCGGAGACCTTCCGTGGCGCCTTCATGGCCATTCCCAAGGGCCAGGCCGAAGCAGGTGCGGCGTACGGCATGAGCGGCTTTCAGGTGTTCATGCGCATTCTGGTGCCGCAGATGATCCGCTTCGCCATTCCGGGCTTCACTAACAACTGGCTGGTGCTCACCAAGGCCACCGCGCTGATTTCGGTGGTCGGCCTGCAGGACATGATGTTCAAGGCAAAGAGCGCCGCCGACGCCACCCGCGAGCCCTTCACCTTCTACCTGGCGGTGGCCGGTCTTTATCTGCTGATCACCAGTGTCTCGCTGCTGGCCCTGCGTTTCCTGGAAAAACGCTACTCGGTCGGCACCAAGGCTGCCGAGCTGTGA
- the argR gene encoding transcriptional regulator ArgR, whose product MTAPRIGFLLWPSTKPLTLALAEEALSVAQRVHPEVVYEVSFLQAEEPSEGAWRLPGSSWTAGLEGYRKLFLLADEPPASVAPALATALKQVARNGCCLGAVAAGVYPLAQLGLLDGYRASVHWRWQDDFAERFPKVIATSHLFDWDRDRLTACGGMAVMDMLLALLARDHGAELAGAVSEELVVERIREGGERQRIPLQNRLGSSHPKLTQAVLLMEANIEEPLTTDEIAQHVCVSRRQLERIFKQYLNRVPSQYYLELRLNKARQLLMQTSKSIIQIGLSCGFSSGPHFSSAYRNFFGATPREDRNQRRSNSPFELTSAPAERG is encoded by the coding sequence ATGACTGCCCCCCGAATCGGCTTCCTGCTTTGGCCTTCCACCAAGCCCCTGACCCTGGCGCTGGCGGAAGAGGCCCTGAGCGTCGCCCAGCGCGTCCATCCGGAGGTGGTCTACGAAGTGTCGTTCCTGCAGGCCGAGGAACCCAGCGAAGGCGCCTGGCGCCTGCCCGGCAGTTCCTGGACGGCGGGGCTGGAAGGCTACCGCAAGCTGTTCCTGCTTGCCGACGAGCCGCCGGCTAGCGTGGCGCCGGCGCTGGCCACGGCGCTCAAGCAGGTTGCGCGCAACGGCTGTTGCCTCGGCGCGGTCGCGGCGGGCGTCTACCCGCTGGCGCAACTGGGGCTGCTCGATGGCTATCGGGCATCCGTGCACTGGCGCTGGCAGGACGACTTCGCCGAGCGTTTTCCCAAGGTGATCGCCACCAGCCATCTGTTCGACTGGGATCGTGATCGCCTGACCGCCTGTGGCGGCATGGCGGTGATGGACATGCTGCTGGCCCTGCTGGCCCGCGACCACGGCGCCGAGCTGGCCGGGGCGGTATCCGAGGAACTGGTGGTCGAGCGCATCCGCGAGGGGGGCGAGCGCCAGCGCATTCCGCTGCAGAATCGCCTCGGCTCCAGCCACCCCAAGCTGACCCAGGCGGTGCTGCTGATGGAGGCCAACATCGAGGAGCCGCTGACCACCGACGAGATCGCCCAGCACGTGTGCGTCTCGCGTCGTCAGCTGGAACGCATCTTCAAGCAGTACCTGAACCGCGTGCCCAGCCAGTACTATCTGGAGTTGCGCCTGAACAAGGCGCGCCAGCTATTGATGCAGACCAGCAAGTCGATCATCCAGATCGGCCTGTCCTGCGGCTTTTCCTCGGGGCCGCACTTCTCCAGCGCCTACCGCAACTTCTTCGGCGCCACGCCGCGGGAGGACCGCAACCAGCGGCGCAGCAACAGCCCCTTCGAACTGACTTCGGCGCCTGCCGAGCGCGGCTAA
- a CDS encoding EAL domain-containing protein translates to MPLSTLRRRRRARRLSTSLAVAALPLLLGIPLMYWQAATLLQTRAEKSAADTRKQLEAMLDDAARAAGVVLPLAGQACDEVVQTLRKEVAVSPFSRSVNLVSGGLIYCTSLTGAYEKVEETASYASGQLRLRAGNAVTPDRAVLVYRQADAEHGVLVGIDGQHLINLLQLNGQEVSLQIGVGENWIGPNGRVSALPVKDVTEYASQARSTRYPFQVTAGYAPGATLQYMLDHYQPQWLLFVILGALAGAGSYRLSLGASSPGSALKRALEADEFIPYYQPVIDAETGTWDGVETLMRWQHPSEGLVPPNQFIPLAERLGLIVPMTHALMRHIREDFAGRAEQLPKGFHVGINITAAHCQDLQLVEECREFLAAFAPGQITLVLELTERQMITPTATTAQLFTELRELGVRIAIDDFGTGHSSLAYLREFRIDILKIDRSFISMVDSHSLSRHLLDNILDLATRLQLDLVAEGVESAEQVQYLRQRGVRYLQGFHFARPMPAAPLFDTLRTPPTV, encoded by the coding sequence ATGCCCCTCTCCACCTTGCGTCGTCGCAGACGCGCCCGGCGCCTGAGCACCTCCCTGGCAGTCGCCGCGCTGCCCCTGCTGCTCGGTATCCCGCTGATGTACTGGCAGGCGGCAACGCTTCTGCAAACGCGCGCCGAGAAAAGCGCAGCCGATACCCGCAAACAGCTCGAAGCCATGCTCGACGATGCCGCCCGCGCCGCGGGTGTGGTGCTGCCGCTCGCCGGGCAGGCGTGTGACGAGGTGGTACAGACGCTGCGCAAGGAAGTGGCCGTCAGCCCGTTTTCCCGCTCGGTCAACCTTGTCAGCGGCGGCCTGATCTACTGCACCTCGCTGACCGGTGCCTATGAAAAGGTCGAAGAAACCGCCAGCTATGCCAGCGGCCAGCTACGACTGAGGGCTGGCAATGCGGTAACCCCGGATCGCGCCGTACTGGTCTACCGCCAGGCCGATGCTGAACACGGCGTGCTGGTTGGCATCGACGGCCAGCATCTGATCAACCTGCTGCAGCTCAATGGCCAGGAAGTCAGCCTGCAGATCGGCGTGGGCGAAAACTGGATTGGCCCCAATGGCCGGGTGAGCGCCCTCCCTGTCAAGGACGTCACGGAGTACGCCTCCCAGGCGCGCTCCACGCGCTATCCGTTTCAGGTCACCGCGGGCTATGCGCCGGGCGCCACGCTGCAGTACATGCTCGACCACTATCAGCCGCAGTGGTTGCTGTTCGTGATCCTGGGCGCGCTGGCCGGCGCCGGCAGCTACCGTCTCAGCCTGGGCGCCAGCTCACCTGGCAGCGCCCTTAAGCGCGCCCTGGAGGCTGACGAATTCATCCCCTATTACCAGCCGGTGATAGACGCCGAAACCGGCACCTGGGACGGGGTCGAAACCCTGATGCGCTGGCAGCACCCCAGCGAAGGCCTTGTGCCGCCCAATCAGTTCATCCCGCTGGCCGAACGCCTGGGCCTGATCGTGCCGATGACCCACGCGCTGATGCGCCATATCCGCGAGGATTTCGCGGGGCGCGCCGAGCAGTTGCCGAAGGGGTTTCATGTCGGCATCAACATCACCGCTGCGCACTGCCAGGACCTGCAGCTGGTCGAGGAATGCCGTGAGTTTCTGGCGGCCTTCGCACCGGGGCAGATCACCCTGGTGCTCGAGCTTACCGAACGGCAGATGATCACCCCCACCGCAACCACTGCGCAGCTGTTCACCGAACTGCGCGAACTGGGCGTGCGCATCGCCATCGATGATTTCGGCACTGGCCATTCGAGCCTGGCCTATCTGCGCGAATTTCGCATCGACATCCTGAAGATCGACCGCAGCTTCATTTCCATGGTCGACTCGCACTCCCTGTCCCGTCATCTGCTGGACAACATTCTCGACCTGGCCACCCGCCTGCAGCTGGACCTGGTTGCCGAAGGCGTGGAAAGCGCCGAGCAGGTCCAGTACCTGAGGCAACGCGGTGTGCGCTATCTGCAGGGCTTCCACTTCGCCAGACCGATGCCCGCCGCCCCGCTGTTCGATACGCTGCGCACCCCACCGACGGTGTAG
- a CDS encoding DctP family TRAP transporter solute-binding subunit, giving the protein MSRLLCRSLSCVLLSTAMAFGAAAQAEEIVIKFSHVASDQTPKGQGARMLQKLVKERLAGKARVEVYPNSSLFGDGKEMEALLLGDVQLLAPAPVKLEKYQPRVQIFDLMFLFDNAAASQRFEQSPKGQELLHSLENNGILGLAYWLNGMRQFTANKPLHLPSDARGLKFRVQPSDLQAAQISALRAVPRKMAFAEIYQGLQTGVINASDNPWSNIYSQRHFEVQQYMIESNHAVGNYMLITNAKFWNGLPEDVRGELKTIIDEVTTEVNRQALALNEKDKQQILAGGKHELIVLTDEERAKWREVMRPIWKEYEGKIGSDLIEAAQAANTAGQ; this is encoded by the coding sequence ATGTCCCGCTTGCTCTGCCGCAGCCTGTCCTGCGTACTGCTGTCCACCGCCATGGCCTTCGGCGCAGCCGCTCAGGCCGAGGAAATCGTCATCAAGTTCTCCCACGTCGCCTCCGACCAGACGCCCAAGGGGCAGGGCGCGCGCATGCTGCAGAAGCTGGTCAAGGAGCGCCTGGCTGGCAAGGCGCGGGTGGAGGTCTACCCGAATTCCTCGCTGTTCGGTGATGGCAAGGAGATGGAGGCGCTGCTGCTCGGCGACGTGCAACTGCTGGCGCCGGCTCCGGTGAAGCTGGAGAAGTACCAGCCGCGGGTGCAGATCTTCGACCTGATGTTTCTGTTCGACAATGCCGCCGCTTCCCAGCGTTTCGAGCAATCGCCAAAGGGCCAGGAGCTGCTGCACAGCCTGGAGAACAACGGCATTCTCGGCCTGGCCTACTGGCTCAACGGCATGCGCCAGTTCACCGCCAACAAGCCTTTGCACCTGCCGAGCGATGCGCGCGGCCTGAAGTTTCGCGTGCAACCTTCCGACCTGCAGGCCGCGCAGATCAGCGCACTACGCGCGGTACCGCGCAAGATGGCCTTCGCCGAGATCTATCAGGGCCTGCAGACCGGGGTGATCAACGCCTCCGACAACCCCTGGTCGAACATCTACAGCCAGCGCCACTTCGAGGTGCAGCAGTACATGATCGAGTCCAACCATGCGGTCGGCAATTACATGCTGATCACCAACGCCAAGTTCTGGAACGGCCTGCCTGAAGACGTGCGTGGCGAACTCAAGACCATCATCGACGAGGTCACCACCGAGGTGAATCGCCAGGCTCTGGCGCTCAACGAAAAGGACAAGCAGCAGATCCTCGCCGGCGGCAAGCATGAGCTGATCGTGCTGACCGACGAAGAGCGCGCTAAATGGCGCGAGGTGATGCGGCCGATCTGGAAGGAGTACGAGGGCAAGATCGGTAGCGACCTGATCGAAGCGGCTCAGGCGGCGAATACGGCGGGGCAATAA